A genomic region of Leptotrichia hofstadii contains the following coding sequences:
- the yajC gene encoding preprotein translocase subunit YajC, whose product MDKNTIGVILIYVAFMAILILPTYFANKKKKRQKAELLESLKVGDKITTVGGIQGTIVNIFTETVEMKIDKNARMTVLKSAIDRNEKK is encoded by the coding sequence ATGGATAAAAACACAATTGGGGTAATATTAATTTATGTAGCATTCATGGCAATATTAATTTTACCAACATATTTTGCAAACAAAAAGAAAAAAAGACAGAAAGCTGAACTGCTAGAAAGCTTGAAAGTCGGAGATAAAATAACGACGGTTGGAGGAATACAAGGAACAATCGTAAATATTTTTACGGAAACTGTGGAAATGAAGATAGATAAGAATGCAAGAATGACAGTTCTAAAATCTGCAATAGACAGAAATGAAAAAAAATAA